The Halorubrum sp. BV1 genome contains the following window.
CTCGAGCGGGCGACGGTCGCCGGCGCGAAGCTGCTCGTGTGCTCCGACTGCCGCCCGCACGACGACGCCGGGAACGCGCCCGGCGGTCGCGGCGGATCGAGCGGCAGCGGGAACACGAGCGGCAGCCCGGGCGGCGCGAGCGCCGGGACGAGTGGGACCGAGAGCCGGAAGAAGGAGTTAGCCCGCAAGCAGGCCAAGATGTACGACTCCGCGGCGGGGGATTCCAAACACTGGGAGGAGGGCGGAACCAACTACGAGTCGGATCGCCTCCCGTACCTCGTCTCCGGATACGGCGACGACGTGGCGGCGGCCCGCAGAGACG
Protein-coding sequences here:
- a CDS encoding transcriptional regulator, yielding MAKYSTGGGGGGDDGDACELCGRETTDLERATVAGAKLLVCSDCRPHDDAGNAPGGRGGSSGSGNTSGSPGGASAGTSGTESRKKELARKQAKMYDSAAGDSKHWEEGGTNYESDRLPYLVSGYGDDVAAARRDAGLTVEELAEELDVDDDDVFAVEDGRAATAGVGGSVVRALEERLGIEIVDE